In Oxobacter pfennigii, the genomic window CTTCTGCCATCCTAATACTCTGTCACGGACTTTAAACATTAAGGTTATGATAAACGAGAAAGTAAAAGCTATTACCATTAGACCTGCATAAACATTGGCATATGAGAGCATTTCCCTCTGCCAGTTTATATACCAGCCTATACCGAATTTTACTCCCAGCATTTCTGCTGTCATTAAAGTAATGAAGGAGGAGCAAGTACCGTTGAAGATGCCTATAAAAATACTTGGCATGGCATCGGGCAGTGCAATCTTGAAAATTTTCTGCAAGGTACTTGCTCCAAGAGTACTGGACACTTCAAAGTAAGCATTTTTTACATTTGATATTCCAGAGCTGGTTAATACCGTTGTAGGAAACCACACAGCAAGAGCTATTAAAAATACGCTGGCCTGAAAGGAATTTGCAAAAGATACCAACGCAATAGGCACCCAGGCTGTTGAGGGTATAGGTCCTAAGATCTTAATAAGGGGGTTTACCCAATAACTCCAGCCCTTGCTCCAGCCTACAAGTATTCCTGTAGTTATACCTATGGTTGCTCCTAAAATATATCCCAGGCCTAAAAGCCTTCCGGAATAAGCAAGGCATTTCAATATGAATTGCCATTCTTCCATAAAGACCTTTAATATTCTGTCAGGATTTGGAAAATATATTGCAGGAAGCAGCATAAGCTTCAAGGTTA contains:
- a CDS encoding ABC transporter permease, whose amino-acid sequence is MSDISNTGIAVTSRENPAIVFNIKTLLPTFSALLALLVHLLMPNSPRYTQKPLPYFTIALIITIGITLGLALLSLFNEKVREKYAYKSWFITTVIALLNILNFVTLKLMLLPAIYFPNPDRILKVFMEEWQFILKCLAYSGRLLGLGYILGATIGITTGILVGWSKGWSYWVNPLIKILGPIPSTAWVPIALVSFANSFQASVFLIALAVWFPTTVLTSSGISNVKNAYFEVSSTLGASTLQKIFKIALPDAMPSIFIGIFNGTCSSFITLMTAEMLGVKFGIGWYINWQREMLSYANVYAGLMVIAFTFSFIITLMFKVRDRVLGWQKGVIKW